One Heptranchias perlo isolate sHepPer1 chromosome 2, sHepPer1.hap1, whole genome shotgun sequence DNA segment encodes these proteins:
- the LOC137332822 gene encoding histone H1-like, with amino-acid sequence MTDTAAAEAAPPATAAAQTTAPKKKKTVSGPKTAGPRLGEQILKIVADCKERKGMSLAAIKKVLATNGLDVEKHRSQIKLNIKRQLEKGSLLQIKGTGASGSFKVAKKEAQTKVVKKVKKQAAKKSSVKKPAAKKPAAKKPAAKKSAAKKPAAKKSAAKKLAAKKSPAKKSTTKNAAKSIVIRKKAAAKKPKTPNSAKVVKMKAKKLEKPRAKPNPKSAKPKKAAAKKK; translated from the coding sequence ATGACGGATACCGCAGCCGCTGAAGCGGCACCTCCTGCCACCGCCGCCGCTCAAACCACTGCTCCCAAGAAGAAGAAGACGGTTTCCGGACCCAAGACAGCCGGTCCCAGGTTgggcgaacagatcctcaagattgttGCGGATTGCAAGGAACGCAAGGGGATGTCgctggccgcgataaagaaggttctggccaCCAacggcctggatgtggagaagcaccggtcccagatcaaattaaATATCAAAAGACAGCTGGAAAAAGGTTCCCTGCtccagatcaagggcacgggcgcctcgggctccttcaaaGTCGCTAAGAAGGAAGCTCAGACAAAAGTggtaaagaaggtgaagaaacaagcaGCAAAGAAATCTTCTGTCAAGAAACCAGCGGCTAAGAAACCAGCcgccaagaaaccagcggccaagAAATCAGCcgccaagaaaccagcggccaaaaaaTCAGCCGCCAAGAAATTAGCGGCCAAGAAATCACCAGCCAAGAAATCGACCACCAAGAATGCGGCGAAATCGATAGTTATTAGGAAGAAAGCGGCGGctaagaagcccaagacccccaacTCAGCCAAAGTTGTAAAGATGAAGGCGAAGAAGTTagaaaaaccgagggccaagcccaatCCGAAATCAGCAAAGCCGAAGAAAGCTGCGGCCAAAAAGAAGTGA